A single window of Gossypium arboreum isolate Shixiya-1 chromosome 13, ASM2569848v2, whole genome shotgun sequence DNA harbors:
- the LOC108464573 gene encoding probable glutathione S-transferase → MAGELVLLDFWPSPFGMRSRIALAEKGIPYEYREEDLRNKSDLLLQMNPVHKKIPVLIHNGKPVCESVIQVQYIDEVWHDKAPLIPSDPYQRAVARFWVDFVDKKIYDLGSKIWKTKGEEQANAKKEFIECLKLLEGELGDKTYFGGESLGYVDVALVPFYTWFYAYEKCGDFSIEAECPKMIAWVKRCMQKESVAKSLPEQEKVYEFVLQLKKLFGIE, encoded by the exons ATGGCAGGGGAATTAGTATTGTTGGATTTCTGGCCAAGTCCATTTGGGATGAGATCCAGGATTGCTTTGGCTGAGAAAGGGATACCATACGAGTACAGAGAAGAAGATTTGAGGAACAAGAGTGATTTGTTGCTGCAGATGAACCCTGTTCACAAGAAAATCCCTGTTCTTATCCATAATGGTAAACCCGTTTGTGAGTCTGTCATTCAGGTTCAGTATATTGATGAGGTCTGGCATGATAAAGCTCCTTTGATCCCTTCTGATCCTTATCAAAGAGCTGTTGCCAGATTCTGGGTTGATTTCGTTGACAAGAAG ATATATGACCTGGGGAGCAAAATATGGAAGACAAAGGGAGAAGAACAAGCAAATGCAAAGAAAGAATTTATTGAGTGCCTGAAGCTGTTGGAAGGAGAGCTTGGAGACAAGACTTACTTTGGAGGAGAAAGTCTTGGATATGTGGATGTTGCATTAGTTCCATTTTATACCTGGTTTTATGCTTATGAGAAGTGTGGGGACTTCAGCATTGAAGCAGAGTGTCCCAAGATGATTGCTTGGGTTAAAAGGTGCATGCAAAAGGAGAGTGTAGCCAAGAGTCTTCCTGAACAAGAAAAAGTCTATGAATTTGTTCTGCAGTTGAAGAAACTCTTTGGAATTGAGTAA